From a single Ornithorhynchus anatinus isolate Pmale09 chromosome 4, mOrnAna1.pri.v4, whole genome shotgun sequence genomic region:
- the LOC100083900 gene encoding probable N-acetyltransferase CML1 isoform X2 — MGHYRIRQFREGDGEAVRDLFSSGITEHAPASFWHLVTLPRTGLFLLAVSLSLFAATGSIPLVLAAPPVLLTALWEFLKRPWRDYVENALRTDLKDIRRSYLEADGCGFWVAESAGRVVGLVAARPAPDPSGGKRMQLLRMSVAKDQRGRGIAQALVRTVLRFARDRGCDAVLLNTTCVQYAAQKLYESMGFRKMSEEIPSLSWRVTGLCVFKYSYPLLPSP; from the coding sequence ATGGGCCACTACCGCATCCGACAGTTCCGGGAGGGCGACGGAGAGGCCGTGCGGGATCTCTTCTCCAGCGGAATAACGGAGCACGCCCCTGCCTCCTTCTGGCACCTGGTCACCCTTCCCCGGACTGGACTGTTCCTCCTGGCGGTGTCCCTCTCCCTGTTCGCGGCTACGGGCTCCATCCCCCTGGTCCTCGCGGCTCCGCCCGTCCTGCTGACCGCCCTCTGGGAGTTCCTGAAAAGACCCTGGCGGGACTACGTGGAGAACGCCCTTCGCACCGACCTGAAGGACATCCGCCGGTCCTACCTGGAGGCGGACGGCTGCGGCTTCTGGGTGGCGGAGTCGGCCGGACGCGTGGTGGGCCTGGTGGCTGCCCGGCCCGCGCCGGACCCGTCCGGGGGGAAGCGGATGCAGCTGCTCCGCATGTCCGTGGCGAAGGATCAGCGGGGTCGGGGCATCGCCCAGGCCCTGGTCCGGACCGTGTTGCGGTTTGCCCGGGATCGGGGCTGCGACGCCGTCCTCCTCAACACCACTTGCGTGCAGTACGCGGCCCAGAAGCTCTACGAGAGCATGGGCTTCCGAAAGATGTCCGAGGAGATCCCGTCCCTCAGCTGGAGGGTGACCGGCCTCTGCGTCTTTAAGTACAGCTATCCCCTTCTCCCGTCTCCCTGA